A stretch of the Photobacterium toruni genome encodes the following:
- a CDS encoding aminopeptidase P family protein, giving the protein MQAAISQRVEQIRHWLAENQLDALLIPHEDEFLGEYIPDHNERLHWLTGFTGSAGAAIITRDDAAVFVDGRYVVQVRKQVPAEVFQYCHLIEQPPVQWALDNLAAGSKVAIDARLHSAAWLKNATTTIDGELDLVCVTENPIDVLWLDRPAPVLSDAQLMGLEYVGQSSTEKREQIAALLKKHKADAAFLSQLDSIAWLLNIRGDDVHCLPVLLSAAVIHSDASVNFYIDSHRLPEGFATHVGNGVNIREPEQLAAGLAALSGKRVQFDSANSNAWAAQQLQDAGAQLIEAANPTLLPKATKNATEMAGIKACHIRDGVAMAKFLAWVDAQVAAGHLLDEAQLSDQLWQFRQLDPSCSDVSFDTISAAAGNAAMCHYNHLNQPQPSKLQMDTVYLVDSGGQYPDGTTDITRTIAIGQPGEEVKQAFTLVLKGHIALASARFPKGTTGSQLDALARQHLWAHGFDYDHGTGHGVGHFLSVHEGPQRIAKAYNPVALLPGMVLSNEPGYYRADAFGIRIENLEAVVEVATQGDMSVMGFESLTRAPIDKRLIDLSLLTDIELAWLNHYHHTVFEVISPALDGDDLAWLTQATAPLQR; this is encoded by the coding sequence ATGCAAGCTGCAATTTCGCAACGTGTTGAACAAATCCGCCACTGGCTCGCTGAAAATCAGTTAGATGCATTATTGATCCCTCACGAAGATGAGTTTCTCGGTGAATACATTCCCGATCATAATGAACGCCTACACTGGTTAACTGGATTCACAGGCTCAGCTGGCGCTGCCATTATTACTCGTGATGATGCTGCTGTTTTTGTTGATGGTCGATATGTAGTGCAAGTGCGTAAACAAGTACCAGCGGAAGTATTTCAATACTGCCATCTTATAGAGCAACCACCAGTACAATGGGCATTAGACAATTTAGCCGCGGGCAGTAAAGTTGCCATTGACGCTCGCTTACACAGTGCAGCATGGCTTAAAAATGCCACCACCACTATTGATGGTGAATTAGACCTAGTGTGCGTAACCGAAAACCCAATTGATGTTCTATGGCTAGACCGCCCAGCACCTGTATTGTCTGATGCTCAATTGATGGGCTTAGAATATGTCGGTCAATCAAGTACAGAGAAGCGGGAACAAATTGCGGCATTGCTTAAAAAACACAAAGCGGATGCTGCCTTTTTAAGTCAGCTTGATAGCATTGCTTGGCTGCTCAATATTCGTGGTGATGATGTCCATTGTCTACCCGTTCTGCTTTCAGCTGCGGTGATACATAGCGACGCATCAGTTAATTTCTATATCGATAGCCACCGCTTACCTGAAGGTTTTGCAACCCATGTAGGTAACGGGGTAAATATCCGCGAGCCAGAGCAACTTGCCGCAGGTTTAGCCGCTCTTTCAGGTAAACGTGTACAGTTTGACTCAGCAAACAGTAATGCATGGGCAGCGCAACAACTTCAAGACGCTGGCGCACAGTTGATTGAAGCTGCAAATCCAACCTTACTACCTAAAGCTACCAAAAATGCGACTGAAATGGCGGGGATAAAGGCGTGTCATATTCGTGATGGTGTGGCAATGGCAAAATTCCTCGCATGGGTTGATGCACAAGTTGCGGCAGGTCATTTACTTGATGAAGCCCAATTATCCGATCAACTATGGCAATTCCGTCAATTAGATCCAAGTTGTAGTGATGTAAGTTTTGATACTATCTCTGCCGCTGCAGGTAATGCGGCAATGTGTCACTACAATCACCTTAACCAACCACAGCCAAGTAAACTGCAAATGGATACCGTGTACTTGGTCGACTCAGGTGGCCAATACCCAGATGGCACTACTGATATTACTCGTACCATTGCCATTGGTCAGCCAGGAGAAGAGGTTAAGCAAGCCTTTACTTTAGTGTTAAAAGGCCACATAGCTTTAGCATCTGCACGCTTTCCAAAAGGTACAACAGGGAGTCAACTTGATGCGTTAGCCCGTCAACATTTATGGGCGCATGGGTTTGATTATGATCACGGTACTGGTCACGGCGTCGGTCATTTTCTAAGTGTGCACGAAGGGCCACAACGGATCGCTAAAGCCTATAATCCAGTCGCATTACTACCTGGCATGGTGCTGTCTAATGAACCTGGATATTACCGCGCTGATGCATTTGGCATTCGCATTGAAAACCTTGAAGCAGTAGTAGAAGTGGCAACCCAAGGTGATATGTCGGTAATGGGATTTGAATCTCTGACTCGCGCCCCGATTGATAAGCGTTTAATTGATTTAAGCTTATTAACAGATATCGAACTCGCGTGGCTTAACCATTAC